A DNA window from Molothrus ater isolate BHLD 08-10-18 breed brown headed cowbird chromosome 2, BPBGC_Mater_1.1, whole genome shotgun sequence contains the following coding sequences:
- the PTMS gene encoding parathymosin: protein MSEKRVEEAPAELSAKERKEKKEKLEEKAVHKEKKKEIVEDEENGADEDDEENPDDVDEEEGGDEDEEADENGQEQDGHAEKRSAEEEEDEVDPKRQKTENGSSA, encoded by the exons ATGTCGGAAAAACGCGTTGAGGAGGCACCGGCGGAGCTGAGCGCTAAG gaaaggaaagaaaagaaggaaaaactcGAAGAGAAAGCAGTccacaaagaaaagaagaaggagaTAGTAGAG GATGAGGAGAATGGAGCTGACGAGGATGATGAAGAGAATCCTGATGATGTGGATGAAGAAGAAGGTGGTGATGAGGATGAAG AAGCAGATGAGaatgggcaggagcaggatggcCACGCAGAGAAACGatctgcagaggaggaggag GATGAAGTGGATCCAAAGagacagaagacagaaaatggCTCTTCAGCTTGA
- the LAG3 gene encoding lymphocyte activation gene 3 protein → MRLVSLLLFLIFTLLPFTAGHILPGLSEGRSREQKVWVREGSSAVLPCHLSPRKTRESSKQLPDKISVLWKRHGGSVHQEPHVVLEVGYSGLQKTAQRMKPRVSLQDSALRNGNFSLRIVPVRSEDVGLYEAQVKYRTEVHSCRVELGVITVTLNPPNPVIESELLLMSCNSSHQASLVETCWFHEEHLGPISRTFCSLSGTLSILHPAMSDAGSWRCQLRYSDKEIISATFNLQILGFDGPTNPVVYAAAGSAADLPCSLSYLPRAFGMRVVAAHWSHLAGGHLEDRGISQNLSSRSFPLHLPVVGPGDAGQYRCAVSVGHGTISRDVTLAVLTVTPSIQGPVSEGNRLLLICSLMHSQGHERFQWTHLDSAPTKSKLAVATPRGLEGHSSRMGPTLEIPQVSQKDMGTWECSVYGPEGRLGAVEYDLQITGAQVSSAPSIFSGQITFGLTLTLLFLLAVCVVALTLQKRAQAPAFPALEGMFAASVPWKPMEEKQKGKIQQTEC, encoded by the exons ATGAggctggtgtccctgctgctgttcctcatCTTCACTCTGCTGCCTTTCACTG CTGGCCACATCCTACCAGGATTATCGGAGGGGAGAAGCAGGGAGCAGAAAGTGTGGGTCAGAGAGGGGagttcagctgtgctgccctgccacTTGAGCCCCAGAAAGACAAGGGAGAGCTCAAAGCAGCTGCCTGACAAGATATCTGTGCTGTGGAAGAGGCATGGGGGAAG CGTGCACCAGGAGCCCCACGTGGTGCTGGAGGTTGGCTACTCGGGCCTGCAGAAGACAGCCCAGCGCATGAAGCCCCGGGTGTCGCTCCAGGACTCCGCCTTACGCAATGGCAACTTCTCCCTGCGGATTGTCCCCGTCCGCAGCGAGGACGTGGGGCTCTACGAGGCACAGGTGAAATACAGGACAGAGGTGCACAGCTGCCGCGTGGAGCTGGGGGTGATCACAG TGACCCTCAATCCACCCAACCCTGTGATAGAAAGTGAACTGCTCTTGATGAGCTGCAACTCCAGCCACCAGGCCAGCCTTGTGGAGACATGCTGGTTCCATGAGGAGCACCTGGGCCCCATCTCCAGGACCTTCTGCTCCTTGTCTGGGACTctctccatcctccatccaGCCATGAGCGATGCGGGCTCCTGGCGCTGCCAGCTTCGGTACTCTGATAAAGAGATCATTTCTGCCACCTTCAACCTGCAAATTCTAG GTTTTGATGGCCCAACCAACCCTGTGGTCTATgcagcagctggctctgcagctgatCTACCGTGCAGTCTGAGCTACCTTCCCAGGGCCTTTGGGATGAGGGTGGTGGCAGCCCACTGGAGCCATCTTGCAGGAGGACATTTGGAAGACAGGGGCATCTCCCAGAACCTGAGCAGCAGAAGCTTCCCCCTGCATCTCCCCGTGGTGGGGCCGGGCGATGCAGGGCAGTACCGCTGCGCTGTCTCGGTGGGACACGGGACAATCAGCAGGGACGTGACCTTGGCCGTGCTTACAG TGACTCCGAGCATCCAAGGACCAGTTTCTGAGGGGAATCGTTTGCTGCTCATCTGCAGCCTCATGCACTCCCAGGGACATGAGCGTTTCCAGTGGACACACCTTGACTCAGCCCCCACTAAGAGCAAGCTGGCTGTGGCTACTCCGCGTGGCTTGGAGGGCCACAGCTCCCGGATGGGACCGACCTTGGAAATACCCCAAGTGTCACAAAAGGACATGGGCACCTGGGAATGCAGCGTGTATGGCCCAGAAGGCAGACTGGGAGCAGTGGAGTATGACCTGCAGATCACAG GTGCCCAGGTCTCCAGCGCTCCCTCCATCTTTAGTGGGCAGATTACATTTGGGCTCACActcaccctcctcttcctgcttgCCGTATGTGTTGTGGCTCTGACCCTACAAAAAAGG GCacaggctcctgccttcccagcactgGAAGGGATGTTTGCAGCCAGTGTGCCATGGAAGCCcatggaggaaaagcagaaagggaagATCCAGCAAACGGAGTGCTGA